In Salmonella enterica subsp. enterica serovar Typhimurium str. LT2, a single window of DNA contains:
- the hybA gene encoding hypothetical protein (intitally thought to be hydrogenase-2 small subunit which now identified as hybO; similar to E. coli hydrogenase-2 small subunit (AAC76032.1); Blastp hit to AAC76032.1 (328 aa), 95% identity in aa 1 - 328) yields MNRRDFIKAASGGALLLGAAPSVSHAAAENRPPIPGSLGMLYDSTLCVGCQACVTKCQDINFPARNPEGEQTWSNNDKLSPYTNNIIQVWRSGTGVNKDQEENGYAYIKKQCMHCVDPNCVSVCPVSALKKDPKTGIVHYDKDVCTGCRYCMVACPYNVPKYDYNNPFGALHKCELCNQKGVERLDKGGLPGCVEVCPAGAVIFGTREELMAEAKKRLALKPGSEYHYPRQTLKTDDTYLHTVPKYYPHLYGEKEGGGTQVLVLTGVPYEDLDLPKLDDLSTGARSEHVQHTLYKGMILPLAALAGLTVLVRRNSKNDHHDGGDDHES; encoded by the coding sequence CAGACGTGACTTTATTAAAGCAGCCTCCGGTGGAGCATTGCTGTTGGGCGCCGCGCCGTCTGTCAGCCATGCGGCTGCAGAAAACCGTCCGCCGATTCCAGGTTCGCTGGGTATGCTGTATGACTCCACTCTGTGCGTGGGCTGTCAGGCCTGCGTCACAAAGTGTCAGGATATCAACTTCCCGGCGCGTAACCCGGAAGGGGAGCAGACCTGGTCGAACAACGACAAGCTGTCGCCGTATACCAATAACATTATTCAGGTATGGCGTAGCGGTACGGGCGTGAACAAAGATCAGGAAGAGAACGGCTATGCCTACATCAAGAAACAGTGTATGCACTGCGTCGATCCTAACTGCGTTTCCGTTTGCCCGGTGTCGGCGCTGAAAAAAGATCCGAAAACCGGCATCGTCCACTATGACAAAGATGTCTGCACCGGCTGCCGTTACTGTATGGTTGCCTGCCCGTACAACGTACCTAAGTACGACTACAACAACCCGTTTGGCGCGCTTCACAAGTGTGAGTTGTGTAACCAGAAAGGCGTTGAGCGTCTGGATAAAGGCGGTTTGCCTGGGTGTGTGGAAGTTTGTCCGGCAGGGGCCGTCATTTTCGGTACTCGTGAAGAGCTGATGGCGGAAGCGAAAAAACGTCTGGCCCTCAAACCAGGCAGTGAATATCACTATCCGCGCCAGACGTTGAAAACGGACGACACCTATCTGCATACGGTGCCTAAATACTACCCACACCTCTACGGTGAAAAAGAGGGCGGTGGTACTCAGGTGCTGGTGCTGACAGGCGTTCCTTATGAAGATCTGGATCTGCCGAAGCTGGATGACCTTTCAACCGGAGCGCGCTCCGAGCATGTTCAACACACGCTTTATAAAGGCATGATACTACCCCTGGCTGCGCTGGCGGGCTTAACCGTGCTGGTTCGTCGTAATAGCAAAAACGACCATCACGATGGAGGAGACGATCATGAGTCATGA